aggcatacaaaatagtttttcatcctaggtgaccttataaggggtgtctattgggtagttcaattacataTATACCCttcaacctaaaatcaaaaaataaactatcctaaacatctcttcttcttcctccagctaAACCACCTTTCttttctctcagattttttttctcgtcactgtaattaattatcgattcatgaaaattcgatcatcggttaaattgaactatataatggatcgtacaaaAAAAAAGCAAACGACAGATGTcctaaatcctcttccaatccatgaattaaagaagaagaaccaattaaagatgaaggtgtaaaaactataattgaaccggATATTGAATcagaaattcaaccatttgaaactccaaatactgaaatgaggataagaaggtattccctacaaacccaatcttttatttgttgtttttcatggattaaatgggttaaattgctaaaaacttagggtttttgacggttacagtagcgggttcggctgataattgagttgagttttgagccgaactgttcttgaaatttcaccctgaaagtgtcagtgaacagttcggctaaaccgtaaatgtcaatttttagccgaaccccaaaatgtgtattgaatacgtctcataacagtgtcaggttcggctaataccttgcaaaccttcccgaccgaacctgagaagtgaaatttatcccaggtggttgtcaggttcggctgaatcgattagatcactttcaagccgaacctctctctgtaaacacttcgaaaatattgatttgcaggctctaggttcggctagctcgtgttgtggagttatcagccgaaccttctctttgcacactcaagtttttcgatcttgttttggccataactttttcgtacgatgtcggaatgacctcattctttttgcattctgtttgtcttttcattctcttgaagttgaagataagatctaattgattttaatgagtttaatatggaccttggtattctccatcattagacttcactttcttaacacttttagtaatttccactttttttgtttggttcatcctatgaaaaggctgcacaatagaaaacatatgtaataaaaggcctaacccctaaatgtgtatgaatttaagtgtttcatggaaaatcagtatcatgttcggctgatgtgattttttgaatatgagccgaacttggaaaaatatacagttcggctgatacgatatttagagcgagaaccgaacctaactctcaggaataagttcggcttgttattagactttaatataagccgaactaggatcttgcaaataggttggaagttggaaaattaaggttcggcgtataacgttaacaaattcagctagccggactgttcatcaatttagtgggttcggcttatattttaagccgaacatagtcctggttcgccgaaccatgatgaaaaatacaattttttgatgatttcacgctacaaaagtgagattaaacataaaatagaagtgtacatgtgtgttagaagcattgggttcctcatctatgtattcatcatatggatttggctcataaaaatcatcttcttgagtttgagtttgagtttgagttcgtgtaaaatcattctcataatctaagaaatcagccatttctggatcatttttgtagttgatatgtattttcctaagTTTTTTAGATAaagaatgaccctcctcatcctccattgaatcaagaagaaaattttctcactttctccttctctccttctcaataaaaactttgatttttttccccaaattttttcatctaaacaaacctttataattctgtaaattatcttaatcactaaacaaaagttttaatcactaatccagattactaacactaatactaaagggaagatttgccattaaatttttttttggttaaggcgatttctgattttgttatttcacatccttttttatctttattcagtatgcctaataagattttagtatgcccaaaatcattgTTCAAAAGAAAAGCTTTCTAAAAAGCTGTGGGCTCTCCTCCCATTTGAGTTTTGCCACCCTATGGGCCATTTGGTATGAACGTAACATAGGGGTCATGGCAAAAAAGTTCCAAAAAAAGAGAAGCAAAGAGCAAGGCTTACTTgatattagagctggcaaacgggcgggccggggctggcttgttacgggttacacgggttcgggttaatacgggccaaaacccgcgggttgatattcttcacgggtagtcatttcttcaacccgtgcccgtaacgggtaaagcttgcgggttcacgggttacccggcttgttagattaaaaatcaaatcaaattttaattaagttaatttaGGACAAATTACAAAGATCAAACACAAGTATTACAATAAACAAACACAAATCCTTCCAAATCCTTCCCTATaacacctaacatacatctaatcagTCCATTTTCATAACTCCATATCCTGCttttcaaactcaatcttaactcCATATCCTGCTTTTTGATCTTCCTGCTTTTTATAGGCCTGAGATGAACATCCCGGATCATAACTCCATATCCTGCTTTTTGATCTTCCTTAAAATAACCACTCACATGCAGAAGAACCATGTCTCTACTCTTAATAGTCTCCTCTATCCAGACTTGATGGCTGAGCACCATCACTGATGGCTGAGCACCATTAGCTGCGTAGATACATCTGTGTACCAACTCTCCCAACTTTATCCCTACATAATAAAAAAATCCTGAAGACTGTAAGAAACGGGCTTCAGGATTCACCCAAAAGAGATTAATAGATATACTTTCGACATACTTTCAAATTCAATTATAATATACAAGTTGATACATAAATTAGAGCACATGATACTCTTAGATTGCAAACAAATTAGCTAAGAGATGATTACCCTAACTAACAATAAATCAATGAACCAATACTTCTGAACTTGGTAGACGAAACATCTGAAAGAATCATGTGAGTAGTTCATATCAAATGGATTtaataaacattgtcctcaaaagATGAACAATGAGGATTGAGCAGCTGATAATTACTTCAGGTTAAAAGATGATCATTCAGAAGACACTCAGAAACAAAAATGCGTGAAAAAAAAACCTTATTCACAGATCTCCTTTCGGATAAGACTTTGATATGACCAACACTCTTCCGTCCAGCACCTGGTGTTAGTGCTTTAACCTCTATACCTCTATAATCATCTGGATGGGTCCACAGATGGCTATGTTTTGCAAAGAATGGTCCCAATGCTTCTGGTTCAACCTTATAAACCACCTTGTCTTGGACAATGCAAGCTGAGGGGTGTTTGTGGAGAAGGGTGAGTGCGGCATGGTTGTTGCACTGGTGCTCAATGTGGCGGGATGATGCACAGAGTTCTTTCTTGGGGTCAGAGTGTGTCGAGTTTGTGGAGCCCCTAACTTTCTCAAGTTATGAAATGATAAGTCAACTGAAGTTTATCTGCATTAAATCATTCAACCAGACGACACCTAAAATCTTCACATCTTTAACTAGAGTAAGGATTTAAAAGGTACAGAACTGCATTATAACAAGTGATCTAAATATTAAAGAACTGACCGGGATGCTTTTTCCGAAACCACAAAGtccccaattttaaaccaaaatttcACAAATTCCTTCACTGCATCAGTAAGATCTTCTCGTAGATCAATATTAGAAATAATCGATTGAAGAAGATAGTTACCAATTAGTTGTTTACCACGTTGTACCTGCAAAAAATATGAATACATGACTAGGCCAAATTTTCTGTCAAGTATCATTCTGCAGTTCATCTGTGTCGATTTCTAATCAGTGTTTGCTCATAATTCATAAAACCTGCAAGCATCAGCAATTCAACATTATTAAACCATGGTCTTTGTTAAGCTGAAATGTCCAAACATACGCTTCCAATAATACCCGTCTGAAATTTTTAAGAGTCATGGCCTGAAAGTGCCCTGGCATCAGTGGACGCTGCTTCTCCTTTACCACTCCATTGGATCTGGTGAAGCTGAAAATATTCAAACATCATATATGCATATGACCATtgatcaactttgaaaagaaaaaacatcATTTAAGTTAATCTACTGCGTATTGTTACTTCAGTTAATTGAACAGCTCAAGATGTTGTTAATTAAACAGCTCAAAATGCTTTTAATTGAACAGCTTAAAATGCTGCTAATTGCTACTTCAgttaattgaacaactctttagtcGGTTTAAATGCTGTAGACGAAATAATTTTCAAGAGAAAGACGTAGTGAAAAAAGGACAAATGACGCACAAAGCACAGAACAACTGAGGCTTTCCACGGCCGAATTCACCGTAAGATTCATTAGGTGATCAGGTCTCAGTTCCTCTTGTTACAAGCAGGACTGTGTAAGTTCAATAAATATCGAAACACAACAATCTAGAGTCATAATctactggtattaccttcaaaaacCGTGTTGAGTACTCTTGATTGTGATGTTATCTGAACGATCTCATGCATTCTTGGATGAAGTTAACTAGCACTAGAAAAACCCAGCAGAACCAACTCGACgctccaaatctctactcttaACCCACAGAGtccccaattttaaaccaaaatttcACAAATTCCTTCACTGCATCAGTAAGATCTTCTCGTAGATCAATATTAGAAATAATCGATTGAAGAAGATAGTTACCAATTAGTTGTTTACCACGTTGTACCTGCAAAAAATATGAATACATGACTAGGCCAAATTTTCCATAAATGGTGAAGCAAAAGATGAAGCAATTCAGGAACATCTAACATTAACTGAATAGATAAAATAAGATTGCTTACGAGATGGGGTGTTTCTTTCTTCCCTACAACCATCTGATTTTTGTTAGCATCATCAAAGTGATTACTGTACAGAAGAACAACTGAACAAGTAACAAGAATTACAAACTGACACACACTAAAACATTGCTCTGCTAAAATAAAATTAGAACTTTTAATACACACATTGATAATTACAATACCTCCTGGATTCGAATTAATGACCAGATATGAAACATCTTGAAATTTCCCACAGAAGTATATTTCCTCAACACTACCAACAACCATACGTCGATCTATATTTCCTCAatttcaaactcaatcttaaccaCAGAGAAAACCcaacttttttcctttttaattcacaacttcttcatcatcttctttttacTTAATTAACATCAGTAACACTATTATTAACACCAACGAAACCTTTCCCCTCAACTCTCGGTCTCAATCTCTCACTATCATTTCTAATTCTCCTCCAGCCGAAGAACACAGAAGAAGAGAACGAGCAGAAGAggcagaagaaaaaaagagaatgaTGTTTTAGGTTTAGCCTTTCCTTTTTATACCTTAAACGTAAGGATATGATTAGCCCTAGATAATCCGACGGTTATGATTAAATATAACTTATTATAAGCAATTTagacgggtttacgggttgtacccgcgggttcacgggccgggacgggttaacccgtttactcacaagccgacatttctccaacccgaacccggcttgttttggaaccagccgagccgggttcgggttttcacgggccgggcacgggttaactcgcgggttttggcttgtttgccagctctacttgATATACTATTTCAACGGAGTGCTCGCAAGGTTGGTGACGTTGGATTACATAAACGCTTACTAGATAATCAAGTAACATTTTATTTCAAATCGAAGTAGTGATTACATGAATGCTTGCAGGATAAtcatcctaaaacaagaaaactAAAACCCCAATATAAATAAGAATACAAATTACATTACATATACAGTTGAACTCAAATGACATGGTAGGGTATCTGTACCTTATCATGTCATCTAGAGGCAACTGTGGTCCATGACATTTTATTAAATCACTCACTTAAGCAGGTGTAACCTTATTGAATTAGCGTACATGGAATATACTTGAGAATATCTCTGTCATGTCACTAATGTTCCGTTGGTTGCTTAACGGAAGGTGACAGGGTAGACTTCTCTCATATCAGGGTAGTACAACCCAAAATGCTGCTCATCCCTGGCGCCTGGTTTGATGTTCTCGTTAAAAAGCGCAAATATATAAGTTTCTATGCTCTTCCCTGGCCTCTTTGGGGTTCCAGACGTTCCCGATACGTGCGATATCAAATTATTTATGTAGGTACTAGCGTTTTGGATCGTTGCAATATTTCCATTTTCAGCAGATGGCCATCCACTTTCGGTGATGACAATATCGACACCCCATCCACCAACCTTCTCGATGGCCGAATATGTAGCATCTGTTAAAGCATCAAATAGGTTCCTGTATTGCAATCCGTTATTGCTGTCTGTTACGACAACCCGATTTGCCGTAAAATTTGCATAATCCAATTGGATCTGTTGTTGGTTTAAGCTGTAGGCGAAGTAAGGATAGACATTAACAAGAAGAGGACTCCTGTTAGCTACCAAAAACTCCACAATTGATCTCATTATGTCCCGAGAGCCATCCGAAAATCGACCGTTTGAGGGAGGAAATGCATCTACAACCAAACTAGTAGCAATAGTTGTACTTACTGGAGTATTGTTCCCAGCAGCTCTAAGTGCATTATGAAGATTTCTGATACCGGGAAGAATGAGATTTGACACTGGAGAGTGAGGAATATCGATTTCATTTCCAACTGAAATGTACCGATACTGAACGTCATTGTATGAAAGCACATTCCTCTAAATCCAGTCTCCAGCAAAATCTGGATCAGTTCCTATCCTCTGAATATCTGGGTTTGGGACATTAAGTACGACTCCGATTCCTGTCCCTCGTAAAGCATTTAGAACATCTGAATCTGGACTAAAAAGACGAATGCGGCTTATGTTTCTTGATCTTATCAGGTTAATGACTGCAGCTGGAGACGGTAAGTTGTTTCCTTGCCTTCCATAGTTTACACCAACATTTCCTGCATAATTTTCAATAAATGATCAGTCATTCAAGATCAGGATCTAGGACAATCAAGTTTACTACTTCGTTAATGGAAACAAGTTATGATACATACCTGACATGTTTCCTTTGATCAAAATCTGATTTCCCTTGCTTTCAACTTCGATGGAGATGGTAAACTTTGTTTTCTAGTTGCTAGTGTTGATGATGGTGTATATGTTCTAGGAACTCTCTGATATATATAGCAAGAAATAGGCATGACCCTCCCAAAGAAACTTAATTAAGAACTAAGCTATTCATAGGCGGCCTGCGAGAAAGTACTTATTTGCTGGTTGGCCACCATTCAACTTAGCCGCCATAAAAGAAAACTTAATTTAGTACAAAAACATTGAGCCTAATTGGATGTGGTCAATGGATTTGGGTCAGTGGGGCAAAAAAACTCTGTTAGACCTAACTGTCATGAGTATTTTTTTATTCAAGAAGGAAGCCATCGCCTAATATTACACACGTTTCTTCATGCATATCCTGATCTACAATCATAAATATGAATGCAACAATATTAAAACACAATTGAAGGGATAAACAGGAGGTGGTAACGGATGCACCCGGATATGGATGTCACGTTACCATCTCATCAGAGGTAACTTTTACCTTTATTACATCATTTATATATTTAAGCAGATACAAACTTATTGAATTAGCGTACACGGAAAATACTTCAAATTTTATGATCACGCCTAAAGGAAGTTAACAGGATAGATTTCTGTCATATCAGGGAAGTACAAGCCAAAATGTCGCTCAGTTGGAAGGCCGTCCTTCATATTCTCGTTAAAAAGGGCAAATATATAAGTCTCTATGCTCTTCCCTGGCTTCTTAGGGGTTCCAGATGTTCCCGATACGTGTGAAATCAACTTATTAACATATGTTTGAGCATTTGGAATTGTTGCAATGTTTCCATTTTCACCGGATGGCCATCCACTTTCGGCGATGACAATATCGACATTAGATCCACCAACCTTCTCGATCGCTGCATATGCTGCATCGGTCATAGCATCAAACAGGTTCATGTATTGCAGTCCGTTATCTGTTACGACAACTCTATCTGCCGTGAACAATGCATAATCCAACTGTATTTGTTGTTGGTTATCATTGTATGCGAAGTAAGGATAGATATTTACGAGGAGAGGACTCCCGTTGGCTACTAAAAACTCCACTATTGATCTCATTATGCTCTCAGAACCACCGGAAAATCGACCATTAGAGGGAGGGGACGATTCTTCAACCAAACTAAACTTGATAGTTGTACTTACTGCAATTGTTTTCCCAGCAGCTGTAAGTGCATCATTGAGATTTTTCATAGCGGGAAGAATGGCATTGGACGCTGCAGCGCTAGGAATTTCTATCTCATTTCCAACTGAAATATATCGAAATTGGACGTCATTGAATGCAAGCACATTGTTATTAACCCAGTTTCTGGCGAATTCTGGATCATTTCCTATCCTTTGGACATCTGGGTTAGGAACACCAAGTACAACTTGGATTCCCGACCCTTGTAGGGCATTTAGGGCATCAGAATCTGGACTAAAAAGACGAATACGGTCTACGTTTCTCGATCTTAAGAGCTTAACGACTTCAGTCGGGGACGGTAGGTTGTTCCCGTTCCTTCCATAGTTCACACCAGCATTTCCCGCTTCTGCATGCAAccaaatataataaaatatttaatttcGAATAAATTATCATTGAGTAGCTAGATTTTACTTAACAGAAAGCGTATAAATGTACTTACCAGCAAATATATTCGATGAAACGAGAAGTACCACAAAGAAGGAAATTTTGTAAAACAAAATCATTGACTCCATTGTTCTTAGAATATACAGAGCTTCTATGGAATACTTTGGCTATGAAATGATATGTTAGTGATACTAAATGAATGAGTATATATAGGCAAAAATTGTGTTAGGTTTTTCTAGTAAAAAGATGGTGATAATCTCTATTTTCCACACACGATATCATAGTTTGTTTGGTTGTTTACTACAGTCATTAATGACCAGCTACCCTTACATAGTGATACATGGAAAAGTAAGAACCATTCGAACTAAAAGTCAAGAAGATTTTGGTGGTATTTAAGAGACTTGATCGTTTCAAGTTGTCTTATTGGCCGTTTCCTTCACGTTTGGGATAGACATCAACGTGGGTTGCACGGAATTTTCAGGGTTAGCCTAAAAAAAAGACGCAGATATGGGAGGTAGATGCTATAATGTACGTACCGACTTGCACCATAGAGGCAGCTAGCGCAATACTTAGGTCAGTAGTAGATATGACTCTGAATTGAATTCTGTCTTCTGTTAAAAGAACAAAATTAATACATTTGAATCTAGTCTTATCAGGAATTGTACGTAGGCTGATCTTAACTTGAAGTCCTAATCGGAACCAGCTGGTCAGTGTAATATGCGTATCCTATAAACTAACAAGTCTGACTGGCAGTCTTCTTGGGAAACCTTGGTTTTTCTCGTAGGCTATGTCCTAcgggctagattggccaaaaaaatgtttcaaatcaaaaaaaatatatggGAAAAAAATTAACACTATTTCTTCTACTTCTTTTTCTTAAAAAGTGCTCGCAGTTTAAGTAGCAGCGAAATTGAAACGGTCAATCATTCATTCAGCActgaaaatatgacaaaaatgcTGGAGGATTCAGCGCTacatgttttaatttttttaatatggTTTTTGTTATAATATTATATTCCAATCACGTACGATACTAGCCGAGTCATTTTCTCACTCCAGGTCATGTCATATTCGTACTCTAAACAGTTGATTCCATTTTCCCAATTTctgtttgcataattttcaatTCTTACAGTCCTCCCTAATTACACCGTCATCTCTATAATCCCGGTCCCCTATACTCTTCGATCCCCACATTTAAAATCTCAGCCCTTAATTGCATTTGAAGAGTACAAACACCTCGGGTGAAAAAAAGCATTTTCTTGCACTGTTTTGTGTACGATAATGATAATATTCAGCGTCAGGTTTTGAATAGAAACTGTGTGGAAATGAAATTCTTATGGGCTGTCAGGTTTTGAACGCTGCTTTATTCGGCATTTTGCTGTCAGATTTGCCATATTATTGGATTTAGGAGGTTCCCTAATTGATGTGGATTGCTAATCTAGTCGCTAAATTAGAAGACCATATGACTTAGCCTTATTTTATCGTTGGAACAATGTGCACACCCTATCATTCCACACGGCCTTGACTGTAGTCACTGTACGCGTGATAATggaataaagaaataaaaataaggaaCTTTTGAGTagtactagattttgtgcccgtgttaCGTTCGGGATCTTTTTTATTAGATGTCATGGGGTTTTGTCCCGCCCCATCACGATacatttttgattaggtgtggctACGCTTCGGCTTGCTTCTCCCCACtcgatacatttttgatttggtgttgcacGGCTTCGCCCCTCCCGTCGTGATCATTTTTTGTTAGGAGTGGCTTCGCCTCTCCTCGCCCCTCCCATGTCCCGATTTGATTTAGttaagctcggcttcgcctcgccccgtcccgattTAATTTGGTAAAGATAGGCTTCGCCTCGCCTCGCCCTGTCCTGGTTTGATTTGGTAAGGCTCGGCTTCGTCTCGCCCCGTCCCggtttgatttggtaaagctcggcttcgcctccccCCATCCCGATTTAATTTGATAAAGCTCGGTTTGGGCTTCGCCCCGCCCCATCCCGATGGTGTGTCTCGGTTCGGCTCTCCCCGTCCCAAAAAAAGAAAGTGGGAAAAAACAaacggaaactgagtttccgtttGACATTATTTACGCGGAAACTCATGTAGAAAAGGGATAAAAACATACCATAGTGAGGCTATCTTGTGATTCATACCCCTTCCCTACATCTGAGGATTGAGTTTGGATGCCCTGTACCATAGTGCTTTGCCTAAACGTAATGCATTATTAGTGCAAGAACCAAATATACATTTCCTTAAAGATatacaagaaaaagaagaaaaaacaacataTCTTCCATCATACAACAAAGACTCATTGGTGGTCACGAATAAACATTTGGATCAGTCTCTTAAAATTTTCACCTTTTTACCTCAAATAAATCCATCTGATCACAGTTCCATGCAGAACCCATATCCAATTACTGCGCCTTGAACTACATGGCGCGAATCCAGTCTTCAATGCATATTGAAAGCCCCCAATTcccactgttgttgttgtatgtaTGTCTTGAACTCGGGCTTCACAATCTTTGTATCCATCCGTCATCCTTATTGTATTCCAGCTGAAAACAACCTCCTGATCCTCCCCGGTCATCACCATTTAGACACACGAAATCAGTGGCAGCAGCAGTCCGTGAACCCTCCTTTCTTTCCAGTTTAAACGCAGTCGATATCCTTCAAATACAACCATCAAAAC
The nucleotide sequence above comes from Papaver somniferum cultivar HN1 chromosome 8, ASM357369v1, whole genome shotgun sequence. Encoded proteins:
- the LOC113305059 gene encoding glucan endo-1,3-beta-glucosidase, acidic-like; amino-acid sequence: NVLSYNDVQYRYISVGNEIDIPHSPVSNLILPGIRNLHNALRAAGNNTPVSTTIATSLVVDAFPPSNGRFSDGSRDIMRSIVEFLVANRSPLLVNVYPYFAYSLNQQQIQLDYANFTANRVVVTDSNNGLQYRNLFDALTDATYSAIEKVGGWGVDIVITESGWPSAENGNIATIQNASTYINNLISHVSGTSGTPKRPGKSIETYIFALFNENIKPGARDEQHFGLYYPDMREVYPVTFR
- the LOC113306594 gene encoding glucan endo-1,3-beta-glucosidase-like — its product is MESMILFYKISFFVVLLVSSNIFAEAGNAGVNYGRNGNNLPSPTEVVKLLRSRNVDRIRLFSPDSDALNALQGSGIQVVLGVPNPDVQRIGNDPEFARNWVNNNVLAFNDVQFRYISVGNEIEIPSAAASNAILPAMKNLNDALTAAGKTIAVSTTIKFSLVEESSPPSNGRFSGGSESIMRSIVEFLVANGSPLLVNIYPYFAYNDNQQQIQLDYALFTADRVVVTDNGLQYMNLFDAMTDAAYAAIEKVGGSNVDIVIAESGWPSGENGNIATIPNAQTYVNKLISHVSGTSGTPKKPGKSIETYIFALFNENMKDGLPTERHFGLYFPDMTEIYPVNFL
- the LOC113303261 gene encoding probable glucan endo-1,3-beta-glucosidase BG1 — encoded protein: MSGNVGVNYGRQGNNLPSPAAVINLIRSRNISRIRLFSPDSDVLNALRGTGIGVVLNVPNPDIQRIGTDPDFAGDWI